The Desmonostoc muscorum LEGE 12446 genome includes a region encoding these proteins:
- a CDS encoding GerMN domain-containing protein, translated as MKDQQGSNRISSGIIAAVAAAVVAVGGGVAWLTAQSNNAPTPTKPSQGIDQPVQPSTRQPANEQTANVYWLRPNDKNIALVPQPVRVARATAVRPNQVLETALQSLLAGPTEGTDSTTIPKGTKLLGLKADNDEVRVNLSEEFTSGGGSASMIGRVGQVVYTATTLNPKAKVYIDVNGKPLDVLGGEGVELQQPLTRESFDKNYPL; from the coding sequence ATGAAAGACCAACAAGGATCTAATCGTATTTCTTCAGGCATAATTGCAGCCGTCGCAGCAGCGGTTGTAGCGGTGGGTGGCGGCGTGGCTTGGTTAACTGCACAATCTAATAATGCTCCCACACCAACGAAACCCTCTCAAGGTATCGACCAGCCAGTGCAGCCATCAACTAGGCAGCCAGCTAATGAGCAAACTGCTAACGTTTATTGGCTTAGACCAAACGATAAAAATATTGCTTTGGTTCCCCAGCCTGTAAGAGTCGCTAGAGCAACTGCTGTACGACCCAACCAAGTTTTAGAAACAGCTTTACAAAGCTTGTTAGCAGGACCAACAGAAGGAACAGATTCTACAACTATCCCCAAGGGAACCAAATTATTGGGGCTAAAAGCCGATAACGATGAAGTTCGCGTTAATTTATCTGAAGAGTTTACCAGCGGTGGCGGTAGCGCCTCAATGATCGGTCGTGTGGGACAAGTTGTTTATACTGCGACCACTTTAAATCCAAAAGCCAAAGTGTACATTGACGTGAACGGTAAACCTTTGGATGTTTTGGGCGGTGAGGGTGTAGAGTTACAACAACCGCTAACTCGTGAAAGCTTTGATAAAAACTATCCGCTTTAA
- a CDS encoding ArsR/SmtB family transcription factor yields the protein MKQTLPLPPEVVQQVAEYFGLLSEPMRLRLLHLLRDEEKCVQELVEATQTSQANVSKHLKVMWQAGILSRRSEGTCAYYRVEDQMIFELCNRVCDRLATRLEQQARNFRVLNTKR from the coding sequence ATGAAACAAACGTTGCCTTTACCACCAGAAGTGGTGCAACAAGTAGCTGAATACTTCGGCCTGTTAAGTGAGCCAATGCGCCTGCGGCTGCTACACTTACTGCGGGATGAAGAAAAATGCGTGCAAGAGTTGGTAGAGGCAACACAGACTTCTCAGGCAAATGTGTCCAAACACCTGAAGGTAATGTGGCAAGCAGGAATCCTTAGCCGCCGCAGTGAAGGAACTTGCGCCTATTATAGAGTAGAAGATCAAATGATTTTTGAGTTGTGTAATCGGGTTTGCGATCGCCTCGCCACAAGGTTAGAACAGCAAGCCCGTAATTTTCGTGTCTTGAACACCAAACGGTAA
- the accB gene encoding acetyl-CoA carboxylase biotin carboxyl carrier protein, with product MPLDFNEIRQLLATIAQTDIAEVTLKSDDFELTVRKAVSISNHMLSVGQATLGGVVGSGLSSGLTTNQVTTSQVTEVGTGRLFENAATGTQLQLSVNTPSTIDQRLVEVPSPMVGTFYRAPAPGEAPFVEVGDRVRKGQTVCIIEAMKLMNEIEAEVSGQVMEILLQNGDPVEYGQPLMRINPD from the coding sequence GTGCCATTGGACTTTAATGAAATCCGCCAGCTACTGGCCACTATTGCACAAACTGACATTGCAGAAGTCACGCTTAAAAGCGATGACTTTGAACTAACAGTACGTAAGGCTGTGAGCATCAGCAATCATATGTTGTCGGTAGGTCAAGCGACCTTAGGCGGTGTGGTAGGTTCGGGCTTATCATCTGGTTTAACTACAAACCAGGTGACTACAAGTCAGGTAACAGAAGTAGGAACAGGTCGTCTGTTTGAGAATGCTGCAACTGGAACACAATTGCAGTTGTCAGTAAATACCCCCTCAACCATTGACCAGAGATTAGTAGAAGTGCCTTCTCCGATGGTGGGAACATTTTATCGCGCTCCTGCACCGGGTGAAGCACCATTTGTAGAAGTGGGCGATCGCGTCCGCAAGGGTCAAACAGTCTGTATCATTGAGGCCATGAAGCTGATGAATGAAATCGAAGCCGAAGTCTCCGGGCAAGTGATGGAAATTCTCCTGCAAAATGGCGATCCAGTAGAATATGGTCAACCTTTGATGCGAATTAACCCTGATTAA
- the efp gene encoding elongation factor P, giving the protein MISSNDFRPGVSIVLDGSVWRVVEFLHVKPGKGSAFVRTKLKNVQNGSVVEKTFRAGETVPQATLEKSTMQHTYKEGDEFVFMDMETYEEGRLSAAQIGDRVKYLKEGMEANVIRWGEQVLEVELPNSVVLEVVQTDPGVKGDTATGGTKPATLETGATVMVPLFISQGERIKIDTRDDKYLGRE; this is encoded by the coding sequence ATGATCTCCAGCAACGACTTTCGACCTGGTGTCTCAATTGTATTAGATGGATCTGTATGGCGAGTGGTGGAATTCCTCCACGTTAAGCCAGGGAAAGGTTCTGCCTTTGTACGAACCAAACTGAAAAATGTTCAGAATGGGAGTGTGGTGGAAAAAACCTTCCGGGCAGGGGAAACAGTACCGCAAGCTACTTTAGAAAAAAGTACGATGCAGCATACCTATAAAGAAGGCGATGAGTTTGTCTTTATGGATATGGAAACCTATGAAGAAGGCAGATTGAGTGCAGCACAAATTGGCGATCGCGTAAAATACCTCAAGGAAGGTATGGAAGCTAACGTCATTCGTTGGGGTGAACAAGTTCTAGAAGTGGAACTGCCCAACTCTGTGGTTCTAGAAGTTGTGCAAACAGATCCCGGTGTAAAAGGTGACACTGCAACAGGTGGTACTAAACCAGCTACTCTTGAAACTGGTGCAACTGTGATGGTTCCCTTGTTTATTTCCCAAGGTGAACGCATCAAAATTGATACCCGTGATGATAAATATTTAGGCAGGGAATAA
- a CDS encoding peptidylprolyl isomerase yields the protein MLNLLKSWLKNSLMAILLVTIFLGITTAGWTPSSSAALPAGNAITDGNALLRYALPIDNKPVRQLQASLEDISAQLRANRRWGAVSKDISQASRILDKPSQILASVIEERQPQAEAWINELKSGVANLQELANSKDKQQILQQRTKLLNLITQLEESMVKEFPFEVPAEYSNLPQLKGRATVELKTNKGNLTLVVDGYSAPITAGNFVDLVQRGFYNGLEFSRSEESYFLQTGDPVGKEVGFIDPSTGKYRSIPLEVLVQGDKEPTYGITLEEAGRYIDMPVLPFSAFGAVVMARPESEVNGGSSQFFFFLFEPELTPAGRNLLDGRYAVFGYLTEGKEVLDKLKAGDKIESATVVKGIENLVAAQAA from the coding sequence ATGCTTAACTTATTAAAATCCTGGCTGAAGAACAGCCTAATGGCAATACTGCTGGTAACAATATTTTTAGGCATAACTACAGCTGGGTGGACTCCCTCTAGTAGCGCCGCGCTGCCAGCTGGCAACGCAATTACCGACGGTAATGCTTTGTTGCGGTATGCACTCCCGATAGATAACAAACCTGTGCGGCAACTACAAGCCAGTTTAGAGGACATTTCTGCCCAACTGCGGGCAAATCGACGCTGGGGTGCTGTTTCCAAAGACATCAGCCAAGCATCCCGCATTCTCGATAAACCCTCCCAAATCCTAGCAAGTGTTATCGAAGAACGCCAACCCCAAGCAGAAGCTTGGATTAACGAGTTGAAATCTGGCGTGGCTAACCTCCAAGAATTGGCAAACAGCAAAGATAAACAACAAATATTGCAACAGAGAACTAAACTGTTGAATCTCATCACTCAGCTAGAAGAGTCAATGGTGAAGGAATTTCCCTTTGAAGTTCCTGCTGAATATAGTAACCTGCCACAACTTAAAGGTCGTGCCACCGTGGAATTAAAAACCAACAAAGGCAACCTTACCCTTGTAGTGGATGGTTACAGCGCTCCTATTACCGCTGGTAATTTTGTAGATTTAGTGCAGAGAGGTTTTTATAATGGCTTAGAATTTAGCCGTTCTGAAGAATCTTACTTTCTGCAAACTGGAGATCCCGTTGGAAAAGAAGTGGGTTTCATTGACCCAAGCACAGGCAAATACCGCTCCATTCCTTTAGAAGTCTTGGTTCAAGGTGACAAGGAGCCTACCTATGGCATTACCCTAGAAGAAGCTGGTCGTTACATTGATATGCCAGTTCTGCCTTTTTCTGCTTTTGGCGCAGTAGTTATGGCTCGTCCCGAAAGTGAAGTGAATGGAGGTTCTTCGCAATTCTTCTTCTTTCTGTTTGAACCAGAACTTACTCCCGCCGGACGCAACTTATTGGATGGTCGTTATGCCGTTTTTGGCTATCTCACTGAAGGCAAAGAAGTTTTGGATAAACTCAAGGCAGGTGACAAAATTGAATCTGCAACAGTAGTTAAAGGCATAGAAAATCTGGTTGCAGCCCAAGCAGCGTAG
- a CDS encoding Uma2 family endonuclease has translation MVSTLVTKLTFEEYLTYDDGSGFHYELVDGRLELINPPTIQHFLIVAFLDTAFIAEIQRLSLPWLTFRETGTRTGKNKSRLTDLSVVTQEQARELINASAVFESPPLLIVEVVSPDSIKRDYRYKRSEYAAVEVPEYWIVDPLKEKISVLWLEEGFYEETVFSGDQQIVSRTFPEMAIAVNRIFTAGNLS, from the coding sequence ATGGTCTCTACACTGGTAACAAAGCTCACATTTGAAGAGTACTTAACTTATGATGATGGCAGTGGTTTTCACTACGAGCTAGTAGATGGCAGGCTGGAATTAATTAATCCCCCTACAATTCAACATTTCTTGATTGTCGCTTTTTTAGATACCGCATTCATAGCAGAAATTCAGCGCTTGAGTTTACCTTGGTTAACTTTTCGGGAAACTGGGACGAGAACTGGGAAAAATAAGTCTAGGTTAACTGACTTGTCTGTGGTGACGCAGGAGCAAGCAAGAGAATTGATCAATGCATCAGCAGTCTTTGAGTCACCACCATTACTAATTGTAGAGGTAGTCAGTCCAGATTCTATTAAGCGGGACTATCGTTATAAGCGATCTGAATATGCGGCGGTTGAAGTGCCAGAATATTGGATTGTAGACCCACTAAAAGAAAAGATTTCAGTGCTGTGGCTGGAAGAAGGATTTTACGAAGAGACGGTGTTTAGTGGCGACCAGCAAATTGTATCGCGGACTTTTCCAGAAATGGCGATCGCAGTTAATCGGATATTTACCGCTGGGAATCTCAGTTAG